In bacterium YEK0313, one genomic interval encodes:
- the hsaA gene encoding Flavin-dependent monooxygenase, oxygenase subunit HsaA translates to MWNNGPASHRPSRNGMETMNKPIETDGASPAASFAQMAARVEAILPAIDANAEDSERLNRLSDATFDLLRGAGLYSMLMPRELGGAELTHVDAMRLGERVAWAHGSAGWCVIVNNAVGGVLSLLVPDRGAREIFAGGAATTVAGNGVPRGFARPVDGGYMIKGHWAYGSGIHHAQWIHSGCFVTDQDGKVVTGADGQPEIVVTHHPRATIELKGNWDVLGLRATGSFDYTLKEGPELFVPAHCCYSFNESQAKRGGPQGSLGLVGYTAWGHTTWALGVGRRMLDELAGLAGKRVDAFGKMNESTTFKYEFALAEARFRSARAFAYQAWTSLAGTFVAGGEASLEQIADIKLAMRHVHDVISDVGTFAHRAARGASLHNGVMQRFYRDIHSGTQHILMADEVVQECGRVYLKAVPAGARWGVFGVQNP, encoded by the coding sequence ATGTGGAACAACGGGCCGGCATCGCACCGGCCCTCGCGCAACGGGATGGAAACCATGAACAAACCGATCGAAACCGATGGCGCCTCGCCGGCAGCATCGTTCGCGCAGATGGCGGCCCGGGTCGAGGCGATATTGCCCGCGATCGACGCCAATGCCGAGGACAGCGAGCGGCTGAACCGCCTATCGGACGCCACCTTCGATCTCCTGCGCGGCGCCGGCCTCTACAGCATGCTGATGCCGCGCGAGCTCGGCGGTGCCGAGCTGACCCATGTCGATGCGATGCGGCTCGGCGAGCGGGTCGCCTGGGCCCACGGGTCGGCGGGCTGGTGCGTCATCGTCAACAATGCCGTCGGCGGGGTCCTGTCGCTGCTGGTCCCCGACCGCGGCGCCCGGGAGATCTTTGCCGGCGGCGCCGCCACGACGGTCGCGGGCAATGGCGTGCCACGCGGTTTCGCCAGGCCGGTCGACGGCGGCTACATGATCAAGGGGCACTGGGCCTATGGCAGCGGCATCCACCATGCGCAGTGGATTCATTCCGGCTGCTTCGTCACCGATCAGGACGGCAAGGTCGTCACCGGCGCCGACGGCCAGCCCGAGATCGTGGTGACCCACCATCCGCGTGCGACGATCGAGCTCAAGGGCAATTGGGACGTGCTCGGCCTGCGCGCCACCGGCAGCTTCGACTACACGCTGAAGGAGGGCCCCGAGCTCTTCGTGCCCGCGCATTGCTGCTACAGCTTCAACGAAAGCCAGGCCAAGCGCGGCGGCCCGCAAGGCAGCCTCGGCCTCGTCGGCTACACCGCCTGGGGCCATACGACATGGGCGCTCGGCGTCGGCCGGCGCATGCTCGACGAGCTCGCCGGGCTGGCGGGCAAGCGCGTCGATGCCTTCGGCAAGATGAACGAGAGCACGACCTTCAAATACGAGTTCGCCCTGGCCGAAGCCCGGTTCAGGTCGGCGCGCGCCTTCGCCTATCAGGCCTGGACGAGCCTCGCCGGGACCTTCGTGGCCGGAGGCGAGGCGAGCCTCGAGCAGATCGCCGACATCAAGCTGGCGATGCGCCATGTCCATGACGTCATTTCCGACGTCGGCACTTTCGCGCATCGGGCGGCGCGCGGCGCCTCGCTGCACAACGGCGTCATGCAGCGCTTCTACCGGGACATTCATTCCGGCACGCAGCACATTCTGATGGCCGACGAGGTCGTGCAGGAATGCGGCCGGGTCTATCTCAAGGCGGTCCCGGCCGGTGCCCGGTGGGGCGTCTTCGGCGTGCAGAATCCGTAA
- the gerE gene encoding Spore germination protein GerE, with amino-acid sequence MSPCHATAVSAADIGHAALNVAASRTLPALGEACHREIVRLIGSPTVGFYLLEGSRPNLCFARQAPAGFIREYRDEFNNTDPLLDYILDKREPVDGATLIGERAWQRCRNFQLLKRWGLSHCMAGPVFIEEKLAGLVYTANAGEVGRYRAAALDRMQMLCRAASLALTTMAETGRLGGPSGDPQAETAAPPPRDQVPSGASGLPSRLREVALLLCQGRSNKEIARDLGISSNTVKDHISKLCQRLGAHNRTEVVHRLLTR; translated from the coding sequence ATGTCACCGTGCCATGCCACGGCTGTCTCGGCGGCCGATATCGGGCACGCCGCTTTGAACGTTGCCGCGAGCCGCACGCTTCCGGCGCTCGGCGAGGCCTGCCATCGCGAGATCGTGCGGCTGATCGGCTCGCCGACCGTCGGCTTCTATCTGCTCGAGGGATCGAGGCCGAACCTGTGCTTCGCGCGCCAGGCGCCGGCCGGCTTCATTCGCGAATACAGGGACGAGTTCAACAATACCGACCCGCTCCTGGACTATATCCTCGACAAGCGGGAACCGGTCGACGGCGCGACCCTGATCGGTGAGCGCGCCTGGCAGCGGTGCCGGAATTTTCAGCTGCTGAAGCGCTGGGGGCTCAGCCATTGCATGGCCGGCCCGGTCTTCATCGAGGAGAAGCTGGCCGGCCTCGTCTACACCGCCAATGCCGGCGAGGTCGGGCGCTACCGCGCGGCTGCGCTCGACCGGATGCAGATGCTGTGCCGGGCGGCTTCGCTGGCCCTGACGACCATGGCGGAGACCGGCCGCCTCGGCGGACCATCCGGCGACCCGCAGGCCGAGACCGCCGCCCCGCCACCGAGGGACCAGGTCCCGTCCGGAGCCAGCGGCCTGCCGTCGCGCCTGCGCGAGGTTGCCCTGCTGCTGTGCCAGGGGCGCTCCAACAAGGAGATCGCGCGCGATCTCGGCATTTCCAGCAATACGGTCAAGGACCACATCAGCAAGCTCTGCCAGCGGCTCGGAGCTCATAATCGCACCGAGGTCGTGCATCGTCTTCTGACACGCTGA
- a CDS encoding Helix-turn-helix domain protein: MLDVQVINDPMAAAAALEPMRSRLLAELAEPASAATLAGRVGMARQKVNYHLRALEAHGLVAVAEERQWGGLTERLLVASARSYVVSPDALGTVGSDPARSGDRLSASYLIALGARIVREVGDLWRRAVAADKRLATLAVDTEIRFRSPAERAEFTRELTGAITALVARYHDGEAPGGRSHRLVLVAHPLPHAASQESPSCQ; this comes from the coding sequence ATGCTGGATGTTCAGGTCATCAACGATCCCATGGCGGCCGCGGCGGCGCTGGAGCCGATGCGCAGCCGGCTGCTGGCCGAACTGGCCGAGCCGGCTTCGGCGGCGACGCTGGCCGGCCGGGTCGGCATGGCACGGCAGAAGGTGAACTATCACCTGAGGGCGCTGGAGGCGCACGGCCTGGTGGCGGTCGCCGAGGAGCGCCAATGGGGCGGCCTGACCGAGCGGCTGCTGGTCGCGAGCGCCAGATCCTATGTCGTTTCGCCCGATGCGCTCGGCACCGTCGGTTCCGATCCCGCGCGCAGCGGCGACCGGCTGTCGGCGAGCTATCTCATAGCGCTCGGCGCCCGCATCGTCCGGGAGGTCGGCGATCTCTGGCGGCGCGCGGTCGCTGCCGACAAGCGGCTGGCGACCCTTGCCGTCGACACCGAGATCCGCTTCCGCTCGCCGGCCGAACGCGCCGAGTTCACCCGCGAGCTGACCGGCGCCATCACGGCGCTGGTCGCCCGCTACCATGATGGCGAGGCGCCCGGCGGGCGCAGCCATCGGCTGGTGCTGGTGGCCCATCCGCTGCCGCACGCGGCGAGCCAGGAGAGCCCGTCATGCCAGTGA
- a CDS encoding hypothetical protein (Activator of Hsp90 ATPase homolog 1-like protein) has product MPVKVDPSGRRSVQAETEVPGTPEQVWAAIATGPGISAWFVPSEVEERPGGRAVSHFGPGDTMDSVGTVAEWAPPRRFVVETHDRPGLVASEWTVEARSGSTCLVRVVHSWFAEGADFDDEYAGHSEGWQAFFRLLRLYLTHFAGETGVSFQAMGVAPEPRSAAWATFIQPLGLAGAKLGDRVDAPADLPPLGGTVVWAGTPEWPEELVVRTDRPAPGLAHLVPFPMNGKVYPAIRFYLYGPAAAAARDSAEAAWTAWMGRHFETVAKEDGECQ; this is encoded by the coding sequence ATGCCAGTGAAAGTCGACCCTTCCGGCCGGCGTTCGGTCCAGGCGGAGACCGAAGTGCCGGGCACACCCGAGCAGGTCTGGGCGGCGATCGCGACGGGACCGGGCATCTCCGCCTGGTTCGTCCCGTCCGAAGTCGAGGAGCGGCCGGGCGGCCGCGCCGTTTCGCATTTCGGCCCCGGCGACACCATGGATTCGGTCGGCACGGTCGCCGAATGGGCGCCGCCGCGGCGATTCGTGGTCGAGACCCACGATCGTCCCGGGCTGGTGGCGAGCGAATGGACGGTGGAAGCCCGGTCGGGCTCGACCTGCCTCGTCCGCGTGGTCCACAGCTGGTTTGCCGAGGGTGCCGATTTCGACGACGAATATGCCGGTCACAGTGAGGGTTGGCAGGCCTTCTTCCGGCTGCTGCGGCTCTACCTCACCCATTTCGCGGGCGAGACCGGCGTGTCCTTCCAGGCCATGGGCGTCGCTCCCGAGCCGCGCAGCGCGGCCTGGGCGACCTTCATCCAGCCGCTCGGCCTGGCTGGCGCCAAGCTCGGCGATCGTGTCGATGCGCCGGCGGACCTGCCGCCGCTCGGCGGCACGGTCGTCTGGGCCGGCACGCCCGAATGGCCGGAAGAACTGGTCGTCCGGACCGACAGGCCGGCGCCGGGCCTTGCCCATCTCGTGCCCTTTCCGATGAACGGCAAGGTCTACCCGGCCATTCGTTTCTATCTCTACGGGCCGGCCGCGGCGGCCGCCAGGGACAGCGCTGAAGCGGCCTGGACGGCCTGGATGGGCCGGCACTTCGAAACGGTGGCGAAGGAGGACGGCGAATGTCAGTGA
- a CDS encoding hypothetical protein (Activator of Hsp90 ATPase homolog 1-like protein) codes for MSVKTDATGRRAISLEVELPGTVEQVWRAIATGPGISAWFVPSTVEERTGGAVTFELGPDMVSTGEVTAFEAPRRFAYVEPGWSGEAPPLGTEFVIETLSGSTCRLRLVHSLFTDADDWDKELGSMETGWPPFFGVLAIYLKHFAGQPVGSIRPGGQFAGTEIEAWAALTAKLGLAGAVPGDRRAAPAGGAPPLAGTVTRIDQGAHHQVTLLLDRPAPGVALIGTYQWGGTVKTAASLFFYGPDGAAEAVRQQPVWDAWMAMHFPASA; via the coding sequence ATGTCAGTGAAGACCGACGCAACCGGCCGGCGCGCGATCAGCCTCGAGGTGGAGCTGCCCGGAACCGTCGAACAGGTCTGGCGCGCGATCGCGACCGGCCCGGGCATTTCGGCCTGGTTCGTGCCATCGACGGTCGAGGAGCGGACGGGCGGCGCGGTGACCTTCGAGCTTGGCCCCGACATGGTGTCGACCGGCGAGGTGACGGCTTTCGAGGCGCCGCGGCGCTTTGCCTATGTCGAGCCGGGCTGGAGCGGCGAGGCGCCGCCGCTCGGTACCGAATTCGTCATCGAGACCCTGTCCGGCAGCACCTGCCGGTTGCGGCTTGTCCACAGCCTGTTCACCGATGCCGACGATTGGGACAAGGAGCTGGGCAGCATGGAAACCGGCTGGCCGCCGTTCTTCGGCGTTCTGGCTATCTATCTGAAGCACTTTGCCGGCCAGCCTGTCGGGTCGATCCGTCCGGGCGGCCAATTTGCCGGCACAGAAATCGAGGCCTGGGCCGCGCTGACCGCAAAGCTCGGACTGGCCGGCGCGGTTCCGGGCGACCGGCGCGCCGCCCCCGCCGGCGGCGCGCCGCCGCTGGCCGGAACGGTCACCCGTATCGACCAGGGTGCGCACCATCAGGTCACCCTGCTGCTCGACAGGCCCGCGCCGGGTGTCGCGCTGATCGGCACCTATCAGTGGGGCGGCACGGTGAAGACGGCAGCAAGCCTGTTCTTCTACGGCCCGGACGGCGCGGCCGAGGCCGTCCGCCAGCAGCCGGTCTGGGACGCCTGGATGGCCATGCATTTCCCGGCATCGGCGTAA